The following DNA comes from Halalkaliarchaeum sp. AArc-CO.
GCGTCGTGCTCACCCAGATCCTCGCGGAGACGTTCAGCGAGGATCCCCGGATCGAACTGCTGGCACTCACGATCCACGAGGGGATCGAAGAGTATCGCGACGAGTCGCTGTCGGCCTCCCTGGATCTCACCGAGGAACTCGGGATCCGCCACGAGGTCGTCCACTACGAGGAGGAGTTCGACGTCCGGATGGACGACGTCGCCGAGGCGGATCCGCTGGGGATGTCGCCGTGTGCCTACTGTGGCGTATTCCGCCGGGATCTGCTCGAGAAGTACGCTGCGGAGCTCGATGCGGACAAACTGCTCACCGGGCACAACCTCGACGACGAAGCACAGACGGCACTAATGAACGTCCTCGAAGGGGACGTCCGACAGATCGCCAAACACTTCGACGCCTCGCTGGGGCCGTTCGACGAGCGAACGATCCCGGCGGAGGACGGGTCCGATGACGACGCCGATCGCGGTACCGACGACTCCGGAGCCCGGCAGGAGACGTTCGTGCCCCGGGCGAAGCCGCTCCGGGACGTCCCCGAAAAGGAGGTCGCACTGTACGCCCACCTGCGGGAGCTTCCGGCTCACATTACCGAGTGTCCGCACGCGAGTGAAGCCTACCGCGGGGAGATCCAGTCGCTGCTCCAGGATCTCGAGGAGAACCATCCGGGTACCCGTCACTCGATCCTCTCGGGGTACGAGGAGCTCGCCTCGCTTGCAGCAAACCGGTACGACGGCGCCGGGGGCGACCGCGTGGAACTCTCCGCGTGCGAGCGATGCGGCTCCTCGACCAGCGGCGACGTCTGTCGGAAGTGCCGGCTGCTCGAGGCGGTCGAGGACGCCTGAAAAAACCGAAAGCGGACGGCTCGCGGGACGTTATCGGATGACGTCCAGGCCGTTGTTCGTTTCCTGGGGTTCGCGTCCGCCGTCGGACTCCCAGCTCGCGCGGTCGGCGGCGTCGAACGACTGGCCGTCGATGCTCGCGCGGGACTTGTCGGCCTGCTTTTGGGTGGACGGGCCGAGCACCTGCGCGCTCTGGACGCCCGTCATGATCGCCATCACGCGGACCTTGCCCTTGTACTCGTCCTGGATCCGGGCGCCCCAGATCACGTTGGCGCTCGCCTCGAGGCGTTCGGTGATGTTGTCGGCGATGCCCTCGGCCTCCTTCAGCGTGAGGTCGGGACCGCCCGTGATGTGGACGAGTCCGCCGGAGGCACCGCGATAGTCCACGTCCAGGAGTGGGTGGTTCATCGCGTCGTTGACGACCTCCTGGGTCTTGTTTTTGTCCTGGGTCTCGCCGACGAGCATCACCGCGACGCCGCCCTGATTCATGATAGTGGACATGTCCGCGTAGTCCAGGTTGATCAGGGACGGCTGGGTGATCGTCTCGGAGATCCCTTTGACCGTCTCGGCGATGATCTGGTCCATCACCGAGAAGGCCTTCCCGATCGGCAGGTTCGGCACGTAATCGAGGAGCCGATTGTTGTCGAGGACGATAATCGAGTCGGCCTCGCCGCGGAGCCGCTCGAGCCCCTCCTCGGCTTTCACCGTGCGGGCACGCTCGACGTTGAACGGCGTCGACACCATGCCGACGACGATTGCGCCCTGGTCTTTAGCGATCTTCGAGACGACCGGCGCGGCGCCGGTTCCGGTGCCGCCACCCATGCCGGCGGTGACGAACACCAGGTCCGCGTCGCCGAGCACCTCCTTGATCGTTCCCTGGGCCATCTCGGTCGCGCGCTCGCCCATGTCGGGGTCGCCGCCCGCGCCGAGCCCGGCCGTCAGGGATTTGCCGACGAGGATCTTCGTGTCGGCCTCGACCATTTTGAGATGCTGCTTGTCCGTGTTGATCGCCACGGTGTCGGCGCCGTCGACGCCGATGTTGTACAGTCGGTTGACCGTGTTGTTGCCGGCGCCGCCACAGCCGACGATCACGATCCGCGGATCGCCGAACTCCTCGTCGTCCATGGCGTCGTCCATCTCGCGCTGCTCGATCCGGGCGTTCTCCATC
Coding sequences within:
- a CDS encoding TIGR00269 family protein; translated protein: MECSKCDREAVMHAAYSGSHLCEEHFTRSLERRVRRRIREDGLVPDHATPADPDRWLIGLSGGKDSVVLTQILAETFSEDPRIELLALTIHEGIEEYRDESLSASLDLTEELGIRHEVVHYEEEFDVRMDDVAEADPLGMSPCAYCGVFRRDLLEKYAAELDADKLLTGHNLDDEAQTALMNVLEGDVRQIAKHFDASLGPFDERTIPAEDGSDDDADRGTDDSGARQETFVPRAKPLRDVPEKEVALYAHLRELPAHITECPHASEAYRGEIQSLLQDLEENHPGTRHSILSGYEELASLAANRYDGAGGDRVELSACERCGSSTSGDVCRKCRLLEAVEDA
- the ftsZ gene encoding cell division protein FtsZ translates to MQDIVKDAMENARIEQREMDDAMDDEEFGDPRIVIVGCGGAGNNTVNRLYNIGVDGADTVAINTDKQHLKMVEADTKILVGKSLTAGLGAGGDPDMGERATEMAQGTIKEVLGDADLVFVTAGMGGGTGTGAAPVVSKIAKDQGAIVVGMVSTPFNVERARTVKAEEGLERLRGEADSIIVLDNNRLLDYVPNLPIGKAFSVMDQIIAETVKGISETITQPSLINLDYADMSTIMNQGGVAVMLVGETQDKNKTQEVVNDAMNHPLLDVDYRGASGGLVHITGGPDLTLKEAEGIADNITERLEASANVIWGARIQDEYKGKVRVMAIMTGVQSAQVLGPSTQKQADKSRASIDGQSFDAADRASWESDGGREPQETNNGLDVIR